One window of the Archaeoglobus sulfaticallidus PM70-1 genome contains the following:
- a CDS encoding acetate uptake transporter, whose amino-acid sequence MIELEKSNVVKILDSTANPAPLGLMGFGMTTVLLNIHNAGIYKLGAMILAMGIFYGGLAQIIAGIMEWRKNNTFGATAFTSYGLFWLTLVTLILMPSMGLTSPPENIAMVAYFSMWGLFTAVLFIATLRINRALQFVFLTLTILFFMLAIGDATGSTFIKQLAGFEGIVCGLSAIYAALAQVLNEVYGGEIVPL is encoded by the coding sequence ATGATAGAGCTTGAGAAATCGAATGTTGTCAAAATTTTGGATTCCACAGCGAATCCAGCTCCACTTGGATTGATGGGGTTTGGTATGACCACTGTTTTGCTGAACATACATAATGCCGGGATTTACAAGCTGGGAGCCATGATCCTTGCGATGGGCATATTCTATGGAGGTCTTGCACAGATAATTGCCGGAATAATGGAGTGGAGGAAGAACAACACCTTTGGAGCCACAGCCTTTACATCCTACGGTCTCTTCTGGCTGACCCTTGTTACGCTGATCTTAATGCCCTCTATGGGTCTGACATCCCCACCAGAGAACATAGCGATGGTCGCGTATTTCTCGATGTGGGGATTGTTCACTGCTGTGCTTTTCATAGCGACCTTGAGGATAAACAGGGCACTCCAGTTCGTGTTCCTTACACTGACAATTCTGTTCTTCATGCTGGCCATAGGCGATGCGACGGGCAGCACATTCATAAAACAGCTTGCAGGATTTGAAGGGATTGTTTGCGGACTGTCTGCGATATATGCAGCCCTCGCCCAGGTTCTGAACGAAGTATATGGGGGAGAAATAGTCCCGCTTTAA
- a CDS encoding amino acid ABC transporter permease — protein MAGIGQFDIDLFIRILPDLAFGAFVTLKLTLVSILFGLIIGTIAGLGRVSKNPIPFAVSTFYVEVIRGTPLLVQILIIYFGLPAIGINLEPEPAGIIALSVCSGAYIAEIVRAGIESIPIGQMEAARSLGMSYLQAMRYVIFPQAFRNILPALGNEFIALLKDSSLLSVISIVELTRVGRQIVNTTFNAWTPFLGVALFYLMMTIPLSRLVSYSQKRLGTYEVK, from the coding sequence GCAGGGATAGGTCAGTTTGACATCGATCTGTTCATAAGGATCCTCCCGGATTTAGCCTTTGGAGCCTTTGTAACACTGAAGCTCACACTCGTTTCAATACTCTTCGGGCTGATTATAGGCACGATTGCAGGGCTTGGCAGGGTATCAAAGAACCCAATACCCTTTGCGGTATCAACATTCTATGTTGAGGTGATCAGAGGAACACCCTTGCTAGTGCAGATCCTCATAATCTACTTTGGCCTTCCAGCAATTGGCATAAACCTTGAGCCAGAGCCAGCGGGAATTATTGCCTTGAGTGTTTGCAGTGGGGCGTATATTGCGGAAATAGTTAGGGCAGGAATAGAATCGATACCTATCGGACAGATGGAGGCAGCGAGATCGCTTGGGATGAGCTATCTGCAGGCCATGAGATATGTGATATTTCCGCAGGCGTTCAGAAACATACTTCCAGCACTTGGGAACGAGTTCATAGCTTTACTGAAGGACTCATCGCTTCTCTCCGTGATATCCATCGTTGAGCTGACGAGGGTTGGAAGGCAGATCGTAAACACAACTTTCAATGCATGGACACCGTTTCTTGGCGTGGCTTTGTTCTACCTGATGATGACAATCCCGCTCAGCAGACTGGTGAGCTACTCGCAGAAAAGACTCGGAACATATGAAGTTAAGTAG
- the acs gene encoding acetate--CoA ligase codes for MKETQETIASLLQEGRTFYPPEELVENSNVKRFMDEHDIPTYDELLRKAQNIEWFWSEMAREVSIEWYEPYTQVLEWNPPYAKWFINAKYNIVHDALDKQAKLRKNKLAYIWEGEPGDIRKLTYHDLYREVNRFANALKDLGIRKGDRVTIWLPMIPELPIAMLACAKIGAIHSVVFSGFSEKALLDRIQDAEAKLLITADGFYRGGKVIELKSRADQILDQTTIENVIVYDRTNINPPMKEGRDHWWQDVLGSRKCETEIMDANDTLFILYTSGTTGKPKGVIHAHGGYAVGTASTLHFIFDIKEDDIWWCSADIGWITGHSYIVYAPLILGATSVMYEGAPTHPTPARWWEIIERYGVTVFYTAPTAIRMFMRLGEKYPQNHDLSTLRLLGTVGEPINPEAWVWYYKYIGNEQCQIMDTWWQTETGMQMISPLPITPLKPGSATKPFPGIDADVFDPEGNSLHGRNAGGYLVIKKPWPAMLRGLWRAEERYINTYWSAYPNIYFTGDAARVDSEGYFWIQGRLDDVLNVSGHRIGNSEVESALVSHPAVSEAAVVGKPHEVKGEAIVAFVVLKSGIEPSEQLIDDLKQHVAKEIGKIARPDEIYFVPDLPKTRSGKIMRRVCRAVMLGKDPGDITTLANPEAVDFVRKAASGEVYFG; via the coding sequence ATGAAAGAAACCCAGGAAACAATAGCCAGCCTGCTTCAGGAGGGTAGAACCTTCTACCCTCCTGAAGAACTTGTAGAAAACTCTAATGTAAAGAGGTTCATGGACGAACACGACATCCCCACCTACGACGAACTCCTCAGGAAAGCACAGAACATTGAGTGGTTCTGGAGCGAGATGGCCAGAGAGGTCAGCATCGAATGGTATGAGCCCTACACCCAAGTCCTGGAGTGGAACCCTCCATACGCAAAGTGGTTCATCAACGCCAAGTACAACATCGTGCACGATGCCCTTGACAAGCAGGCGAAGCTCAGAAAAAACAAGCTGGCATACATCTGGGAGGGCGAGCCCGGGGACATAAGAAAGCTAACCTACCACGACCTCTACAGAGAGGTCAACAGGTTCGCAAACGCCCTCAAAGATCTGGGTATTCGCAAGGGAGACAGAGTGACGATCTGGCTCCCCATGATCCCCGAGCTGCCAATAGCAATGCTGGCATGCGCTAAAATCGGAGCGATCCACTCTGTAGTCTTCTCGGGTTTCAGCGAGAAGGCACTCCTCGACAGAATACAGGATGCAGAGGCCAAGCTCCTGATCACAGCAGACGGCTTCTACAGAGGTGGCAAGGTAATCGAGCTGAAGAGCAGAGCAGACCAAATCCTCGATCAAACAACAATCGAGAATGTCATCGTCTACGACAGAACCAACATCAACCCGCCAATGAAAGAAGGAAGAGACCACTGGTGGCAGGATGTACTTGGCTCGAGAAAGTGCGAAACAGAGATTATGGACGCAAACGACACCCTCTTCATCCTCTACACCTCTGGCACGACAGGAAAGCCCAAAGGTGTTATCCACGCACATGGAGGCTATGCCGTTGGAACCGCATCAACCCTACACTTCATCTTCGATATCAAAGAAGATGATATCTGGTGGTGCTCAGCAGACATAGGCTGGATCACCGGGCACAGCTACATCGTTTATGCCCCCCTGATTCTGGGAGCAACCTCCGTTATGTACGAAGGCGCCCCCACTCACCCAACCCCGGCAAGATGGTGGGAAATAATAGAGCGGTATGGTGTCACAGTGTTCTACACAGCCCCAACAGCCATCAGGATGTTCATGCGTTTGGGCGAGAAGTATCCACAAAACCACGACCTCTCAACCCTCAGACTGCTCGGCACTGTTGGAGAGCCAATAAACCCCGAAGCCTGGGTCTGGTACTACAAGTACATTGGCAACGAGCAGTGTCAGATAATGGACACATGGTGGCAGACCGAAACCGGCATGCAGATGATCTCCCCATTACCAATAACTCCTCTCAAGCCAGGATCGGCAACCAAGCCCTTCCCGGGAATAGATGCAGATGTCTTCGATCCTGAAGGAAACTCCCTCCACGGCAGGAATGCTGGTGGGTACCTCGTGATAAAGAAGCCATGGCCGGCTATGCTTCGCGGTTTATGGAGGGCTGAGGAGCGTTACATCAACACCTACTGGAGCGCCTATCCAAACATCTACTTCACGGGAGATGCTGCAAGAGTCGATAGCGAGGGTTACTTCTGGATACAGGGCAGGCTCGATGATGTCCTGAATGTTTCCGGCCACAGGATAGGCAACTCTGAAGTGGAGTCAGCCCTTGTTAGCCATCCTGCAGTCAGCGAGGCTGCGGTTGTCGGCAAACCCCATGAGGTTAAGGGAGAAGCCATAGTGGCTTTCGTTGTCCTGAAGTCAGGCATCGAGCCAAGCGAACAACTCATTGACGACCTCAAGCAGCATGTCGCCAAGGAGATAGGCAAGATAGCAAGGCCCGATGAGATCTACTTCGTCCCGGACCTCCCCAAAACAAGAAGCGGCAAGATCATGCGGAGAGTCTGCAGAGCAGTAATGCTCGGCAAGGATCCCGGAGACATAACAACCCTCGCCAATCCAGAGGCTGTTGACTTTGTAAGAAAGGCTGCAAGCGGTGAGGTGTATTTTGGGTAA
- a CDS encoding DUF1284 domain-containing protein, with product MRARGHHLICLHFFKGEGYTEEFVDNLKSFLENVRKQEIEIVVGADDVCIACPNLEDGICNKGEEDIMELDLLAMNLLKVKPGDRVGWAEVESKLDEILKIWKRYACFDCEYSHVCGKDERWKQS from the coding sequence ATGAGGGCGAGAGGTCATCACCTGATATGCTTGCACTTCTTCAAGGGAGAGGGTTACACTGAGGAATTCGTAGATAATTTGAAAAGCTTTCTTGAAAATGTCAGGAAACAGGAGATCGAGATTGTTGTAGGGGCTGACGATGTCTGCATCGCATGCCCAAATCTTGAGGACGGCATATGCAACAAAGGCGAGGAGGACATCATGGAACTCGACCTCCTTGCTATGAACCTGCTTAAGGTAAAGCCCGGAGATAGGGTTGGATGGGCGGAAGTTGAGAGCAAACTTGATGAGATCCTGAAAATATGGAAGAGGTATGCGTGCTTCGATTGTGAATACAGCCATGTTTGTGGGAAGGACGAGAGGTGGAAGCAGAGTTGA
- a CDS encoding acyl-CoA dehydrogenase family protein, with translation MLLDFILTEEQKDIKEAAREFAEKEIAPVAEEYDLKEEFPWDVYKKAVKLGFIGMGIPEKYGGQGLKMLDACLVVEEFFRVDAGIGMILASTFGSEMLLYFGTEEQKQKYLPPLCEGKAICGAAFTEPGAGSDVAGIKLKAEKDGDEWVLNGTKTFITNGTIADWFVVLARTDPNAKKRHEGMSVFIVEADSEGLERTKIKNKLGIRSSDTAELNFKNVRVPAENLVGQEGNGFAQAMMFFNTTRIPVAFQAVGIAQGAFELAFEYSKNREIFGRKLKDFQLTQDKFARMRTEIEAARLLAVQAAMQADTGMPDPGLTAMAKYYCGKTAVKVCDEALQIFGGYGYIGEYPISRYYRHAKITELYEGTKEVEKEVIARSLYGKVPSQIAVLRKPPY, from the coding sequence ATGTTATTGGATTTTATCTTGACTGAAGAGCAGAAAGACATAAAAGAGGCTGCAAGAGAGTTTGCAGAAAAAGAGATCGCACCAGTAGCTGAGGAATACGATTTGAAAGAAGAATTCCCATGGGATGTTTATAAAAAGGCAGTAAAACTCGGATTCATCGGTATGGGAATACCGGAGAAGTATGGCGGACAGGGCTTGAAGATGCTCGATGCCTGTTTGGTGGTCGAAGAGTTCTTCAGAGTTGATGCTGGAATTGGAATGATTCTCGCATCCACATTCGGATCCGAAATGCTTCTCTACTTCGGAACAGAGGAGCAGAAGCAGAAGTACCTCCCACCACTGTGCGAGGGGAAGGCAATTTGTGGAGCAGCATTTACCGAGCCGGGAGCCGGAAGTGATGTTGCTGGTATAAAACTGAAGGCTGAGAAGGATGGTGATGAGTGGGTTCTTAACGGTACTAAAACATTCATAACAAACGGAACCATCGCGGACTGGTTCGTTGTTCTTGCCAGAACGGATCCGAATGCAAAGAAAAGGCATGAGGGAATGAGTGTTTTCATTGTTGAGGCAGACAGCGAGGGCTTAGAGAGGACAAAGATCAAGAACAAGCTCGGTATAAGGTCTAGCGATACTGCAGAACTTAACTTCAAGAATGTCAGGGTTCCGGCAGAGAACCTCGTCGGGCAGGAGGGCAACGGTTTCGCTCAGGCTATGATGTTCTTCAACACCACGAGGATCCCAGTTGCATTTCAGGCTGTGGGTATCGCACAGGGAGCGTTCGAGCTTGCCTTTGAGTACTCAAAGAACAGAGAGATTTTCGGAAGGAAGCTCAAGGACTTCCAGCTCACACAGGACAAGTTTGCCAGAATGAGAACCGAAATCGAGGCTGCAAGGTTGCTTGCGGTTCAGGCAGCCATGCAGGCAGACACCGGAATGCCAGATCCTGGCCTGACTGCGATGGCGAAGTACTACTGCGGCAAGACTGCCGTGAAGGTGTGTGATGAGGCACTCCAGATATTCGGCGGATACGGATATATCGGAGAATATCCGATTTCAAGATACTACAGGCATGCAAAGATAACAGAGTTATATGAAGGAACCAAGGAGGTCGAGAAGGAAGTTATCGCAAGATCACTTTACGGAAAGGTTCCATCACAGATTGCCGTATTGAGAAAGCCACCATACTAA
- the albA gene encoding DNA-binding protein Alba, with protein MTEHVVFVGNKPVMNYVLATITQFNEGVDKVVIKARGRAISRAVDVAEIVRNRFLPNVKVEDIQIGTEELDSTQGKPLNVSTIEIYLSK; from the coding sequence ATGACAGAGCATGTGGTCTTTGTTGGCAACAAGCCTGTAATGAACTACGTCCTCGCCACAATAACCCAGTTCAACGAGGGAGTGGACAAGGTAGTTATAAAGGCGAGGGGGAGAGCGATAAGCAGGGCTGTAGATGTGGCAGAAATCGTGAGAAACAGATTCCTGCCGAATGTAAAAGTAGAGGACATCCAGATCGGCACAGAAGAGCTGGATTCAACCCAGGGCAAGCCATTAAATGTCTCCACGATAGAGATTTACCTCAGCAAATAA
- a CDS encoding ribbon-helix-helix protein, CopG family, with amino-acid sequence MNKKVKIDNELSVFVVDRLSISIDSETREKLDILCKKKEKSKSELIRDLIDFGYELAKSEVDMETIKVWIDYLAKRQHMILDIEHWRVIFSEIEKIEDHNFWGHMEEIGLSHSFQYKMKGLDSIEKILRYVEKANWYEIKEERDGVYTLILNDPKIKRFVKVFLEKVFEGQGIKARINEGFGKLIISQRSQ; translated from the coding sequence ATGAACAAAAAAGTTAAAATAGATAATGAACTTTCAGTGTTTGTGGTTGACAGATTAAGCATTTCAATTGATTCTGAAACAAGAGAAAAGCTGGATATTCTGTGCAAAAAGAAAGAGAAGAGCAAGAGTGAACTGATAAGAGACCTGATAGACTTTGGATATGAGCTTGCCAAGTCAGAGGTGGATATGGAGACGATAAAGGTATGGATAGACTATCTTGCTAAGAGGCAGCATATGATTCTGGATATTGAGCACTGGAGGGTTATTTTTTCTGAGATTGAGAAGATTGAGGATCATAATTTCTGGGGGCATATGGAGGAGATCGGATTAAGTCATTCTTTCCAGTACAAGATGAAAGGGTTGGATAGCATAGAGAAGATACTGAGGTATGTGGAGAAGGCTAACTGGTATGAGATAAAGGAAGAACGGGATGGAGTATATACGCTGATTCTTAACGATCCTAAAATTAAAAGGTTTGTGAAGGTGTTTCTGGAGAAGGTTTTCGAGGGGCAGGGGATTAAGGCGAGGATTAATGAGGGGTTTGGGAAGTTGATAATCTCGCAGCGCTCACAGTAA
- a CDS encoding DUF371 domain-containing protein, whose product MVMHMREVIVARGHENIRATHRTTLEVTKDRELSLRGDCIVGVDADKSISELSSGLKERLKEGLKCKITLELPDYGLKEELFGFGSEKLTFDHPTDIVVRKSSFVCGRTLLVKANKAARDLSREFVSHLRYPETEIFFIIEIE is encoded by the coding sequence ATGGTTATGCATATGAGGGAGGTTATCGTGGCAAGAGGACATGAGAACATCAGAGCAACCCACAGAACAACTCTTGAGGTAACAAAGGATAGAGAGCTGTCTTTAAGGGGAGACTGCATAGTTGGAGTGGATGCTGACAAGAGCATATCTGAACTGTCTTCCGGGTTGAAGGAAAGGCTCAAGGAAGGTTTGAAATGCAAAATAACTCTTGAATTGCCTGATTATGGTCTGAAAGAGGAATTATTTGGATTTGGAAGCGAAAAGCTAACCTTTGATCATCCGACAGATATAGTAGTCAGAAAAAGCTCTTTTGTCTGTGGGAGAACCCTGCTGGTTAAGGCGAATAAAGCTGCCAGAGACCTGAGCAGGGAGTTCGTTAGCCATCTGAGGTATCCGGAAACGGAAATCTTTTTTATTATCGAGATTGAATGA
- a CDS encoding SCP2 sterol-binding domain-containing protein has protein sequence MAEAKELVKKLVELGNQSDEIKNEMKGWGGVVQFDIDGEKFYIKYNDDGTAEFVEGEANSPNFTVIASDEYWVKVMKGEEDPIMGFMTGKYKIQGNIMESQKLAGVMKKVKL, from the coding sequence ATGGCTGAGGCAAAGGAATTGGTTAAAAAACTTGTTGAGCTTGGAAACCAGTCCGATGAGATAAAAAATGAGATGAAGGGTTGGGGTGGAGTCGTGCAGTTCGATATAGACGGTGAGAAGTTCTATATAAAATACAACGACGACGGCACCGCAGAATTCGTTGAAGGAGAGGCCAACTCTCCGAATTTCACGGTCATAGCGAGTGATGAGTACTGGGTCAAGGTAATGAAGGGTGAGGAAGACCCAATAATGGGATTCATGACAGGTAAATACAAGATACAGGGCAACATAATGGAGTCCCAGAAGCTCGCTGGAGTTATGAAAAAGGTCAAGCTCTAA
- a CDS encoding M20/M25/M40 family metallo-hydrolase: MVLSLLKKLVQIESPSGNEEEIKSFVKNYLEKLGYDVSDCEDYVAINTDSNFLVSTHLDTVRVKREFDFDGVYAYGTGVCDAKASIAAMLKAAESVDYCLAFFCDEEEGGKGSKSFAKDWDGGMAVIMEPTSMHIASTHYGSIDLVVEIYGRKSHASIPEAGENAIEKAFELMIELKKNFTISPLKIEGGGDEYIIPDLCRIKFDVLLSPESDVNSSIEVIKSIAGKYGNVIVEDAIDGFYSGEVATILERAISDCGFEVRHTFMPSWTDALNLKRKADVVVWGPGDLKYCHTEREKVKLEDIEKAVRVLVRLNELL; this comes from the coding sequence ATGGTTCTATCGTTGCTAAAAAAACTTGTTCAGATTGAATCTCCCAGTGGAAACGAGGAGGAGATAAAAAGCTTTGTTAAAAACTATCTGGAAAAATTGGGATACGATGTTTCGGACTGTGAGGATTATGTGGCCATCAATACTGACAGCAACTTTCTGGTCTCAACACATCTCGACACAGTTAGAGTAAAAAGAGAATTCGATTTTGATGGTGTTTATGCTTATGGCACTGGTGTCTGCGATGCAAAAGCCAGTATCGCGGCGATGCTGAAAGCAGCAGAGAGTGTGGACTACTGCCTCGCCTTTTTCTGTGATGAGGAGGAGGGTGGAAAAGGATCCAAAAGTTTTGCAAAGGACTGGGATGGAGGGATGGCAGTAATTATGGAGCCCACATCAATGCATATAGCTTCCACGCACTATGGGAGCATAGATCTGGTTGTAGAGATATATGGAAGAAAATCTCATGCTTCAATCCCCGAAGCCGGAGAGAATGCGATAGAAAAGGCCTTTGAACTGATGATCGAGCTTAAAAAGAATTTCACAATATCTCCCTTAAAAATAGAGGGTGGAGGAGATGAATACATAATACCTGATTTGTGCAGAATCAAGTTCGATGTTTTGCTAAGCCCGGAATCGGATGTTAATAGCTCTATTGAGGTTATAAAGAGCATAGCCGGGAAATACGGGAATGTTATCGTTGAAGATGCTATTGATGGATTCTACTCTGGAGAGGTTGCAACAATTCTCGAGAGGGCAATCAGCGATTGCGGATTTGAAGTGAGGCACACCTTCATGCCATCGTGGACTGATGCCTTAAATCTCAAGCGAAAGGCGGATGTCGTAGTATGGGGCCCCGGAGATCTGAAATACTGTCACACCGAGCGGGAAAAGGTTAAGTTGGAAGATATCGAGAAGGCTGTAAGGGTATTGGTCAGGCTGAACGAATTACTGTGA
- a CDS encoding GNAT family N-acetyltransferase: MEDFIDGCTIRKVDRSDLEAFVNIYIEAYRGLEEYAYTKRKEIKNYFKWLRNRDEDGFMVLEGDEIIGFVACDTNWVSIFDRLKVGEIHELVLHPEYRNKGFGSFLLNKAVEYAKSKDRKLAELWVGEKNYRARKFYMKNGFNEKGKWGIWIRMVKKI, translated from the coding sequence ATGGAAGATTTTATTGATGGATGTACGATACGAAAAGTTGACAGAAGTGACCTCGAAGCTTTCGTTAACATCTACATCGAAGCTTATCGAGGACTTGAAGAGTACGCATACACAAAGAGGAAGGAGATAAAGAACTACTTCAAATGGCTCAGAAACAGAGATGAAGATGGATTCATGGTTCTTGAGGGTGATGAGATTATAGGATTTGTTGCATGCGATACGAACTGGGTTAGCATTTTCGATAGGCTTAAGGTTGGAGAGATACATGAACTCGTGCTACACCCAGAGTACAGGAATAAGGGTTTTGGTAGCTTTTTGCTCAACAAAGCTGTTGAATATGCAAAAAGCAAAGATAGAAAACTCGCAGAACTGTGGGTTGGGGAGAAGAACTACAGAGCGCGGAAGTTCTACATGAAAAATGGGTTTAATGAAAAAGGAAAGTGGGGTATCTGGATCAGGATGGTAAAAAAGATTTAG